One window from the genome of Actinoplanes teichomyceticus ATCC 31121 encodes:
- a CDS encoding DegT/DnrJ/EryC1/StrS family aminotransferase codes for MLPYGRQSIEPSDVAAVVAALDSDWLTTGPRVTEFEADLERVAGAPCVTVTNGTTALHAAYAAAGIGAGDEVVTTPMTFVATASAAAMLGATVVFADVEEDTANLDPAAAEAAVTGRTRAVAAVDYAGVPADYERLRKISDSAGAVLVADAAHAIGSVYRGRPVGSIADLTTFSFFPTKNLTTAEGGAVASIRPDLLERARTFRTVGMVKKPELLRRRDEGRWFYEVHEFGLNYRLPDVLCALGSAQLRRLAAFKARRQQLAARYDELLADVPGLRLPVTPDGVDPMRHLYPVRVLDGRRREVYDRMQAAGIGVQVNYIPVYWHPVFADLGYRRGMCPVAEAFYAEELSLPLFVDLSDTDQDRVIDTLRGILGS; via the coding sequence ATGCTGCCCTACGGACGCCAGTCCATCGAGCCGTCCGACGTGGCGGCGGTGGTGGCCGCACTGGACAGTGACTGGCTGACCACCGGGCCACGGGTCACCGAGTTCGAGGCGGACCTGGAACGGGTCGCCGGGGCGCCGTGCGTGACCGTCACCAACGGCACCACCGCGCTGCACGCCGCGTACGCCGCGGCCGGCATCGGGGCCGGCGACGAGGTGGTCACCACGCCGATGACCTTCGTGGCCACCGCGTCGGCGGCGGCGATGCTCGGCGCGACCGTGGTGTTCGCCGACGTCGAGGAGGACACCGCGAACCTGGACCCGGCCGCCGCCGAGGCCGCGGTCACCGGGCGCACCCGCGCGGTCGCCGCGGTCGACTACGCCGGCGTGCCGGCCGACTACGAGCGGCTCCGCAAGATCAGCGACAGCGCCGGGGCGGTGCTGGTCGCGGACGCCGCGCACGCCATCGGCTCGGTCTACCGGGGCCGGCCGGTCGGGTCGATCGCGGACCTGACCACCTTCTCCTTCTTCCCGACCAAGAACCTCACCACCGCCGAGGGTGGCGCGGTCGCCTCGATCCGCCCCGACCTGCTGGAGCGCGCCCGTACCTTCCGCACCGTCGGGATGGTCAAGAAACCGGAGCTGCTGCGCCGCCGGGACGAGGGCCGCTGGTTCTACGAGGTGCACGAGTTCGGGCTCAACTACCGCCTGCCGGACGTGCTCTGCGCGCTGGGCAGCGCCCAGTTGCGCCGGCTGGCCGCGTTCAAGGCCCGCCGGCAGCAGCTCGCCGCCCGGTACGACGAGCTGCTCGCCGACGTGCCCGGGCTGCGGCTGCCGGTCACCCCGGACGGCGTGGACCCGATGCGGCACCTCTACCCGGTGCGCGTCCTGGACGGCCGGCGCCGGGAGGTGTACGACCGGATGCAGGCGGCCGGGATCGGCGTCCAGGTCAACTACATCCCGGTGTACTGGCACCCGGTCTTCGCCGATCTCGGCTACCGGCGTGGCATGTGCCCGGTCGCCGAGGCCTTCTACGCCGAGGAACTCTCCCTTCCGCTCTTCGTCGACCTCAGCGACACCGACCAGGATCGCGTCATCGACACCCTGCGCGGCATTCTCGGGAGCTAG
- the pseB gene encoding UDP-N-acetylglucosamine 4,6-dehydratase (inverting), whose amino-acid sequence MSEISGSSILVTGATGSFGKAFLKYALTHLDPHRIVVFSRDELKQYEVRQMFSGDPRLRFFLGDIRDRARLDRAMHGIDHVVHAAALKQVDTAEYNPSEFVATNINGTQNVIDAAIHAEVKKVVALSTDKASSPINLYGATKLAADKIVIAGNHYAATHPTRLAVVRYGNVMGSRGSVVPFFRRLAAEGRSLPITDKRMTRFWITLDQAVEFVVNSFDVMRGGELYVPRIPSMRIMDLVEAVAPGSPSHEIGMRPGEKLHEEMIAADDSRRTLRFKDRYVVQPVAASWGYESPEGGEEVADGFNYRSDNNDLWLSVDEMRSLLTEK is encoded by the coding sequence GTGTCTGAAATCAGCGGATCCTCGATCCTTGTCACCGGTGCCACCGGGTCGTTCGGCAAGGCGTTCCTCAAGTACGCGCTCACCCACCTCGACCCGCATCGCATCGTGGTGTTCTCCCGTGACGAGCTGAAGCAGTACGAGGTCCGGCAGATGTTCTCCGGCGACCCGCGGCTGCGGTTCTTCCTCGGCGACATCCGCGACCGCGCGCGCCTGGACCGGGCCATGCACGGGATCGACCACGTGGTGCACGCCGCCGCGCTCAAGCAGGTGGACACCGCCGAGTACAACCCGTCGGAGTTCGTCGCGACGAACATCAACGGCACCCAGAACGTCATCGACGCCGCGATCCACGCCGAGGTCAAGAAGGTCGTGGCGCTCTCCACCGACAAGGCGTCCAGCCCGATCAACCTGTACGGCGCGACCAAGCTGGCCGCCGACAAGATCGTGATCGCCGGCAACCACTACGCCGCCACCCACCCCACCCGCCTGGCCGTGGTCCGCTACGGCAACGTGATGGGCAGCCGTGGCTCGGTGGTGCCGTTCTTCCGCCGGCTGGCCGCCGAGGGCCGGAGCCTGCCGATCACCGACAAGCGGATGACCCGCTTCTGGATCACCCTGGACCAGGCGGTCGAGTTCGTCGTCAACTCGTTCGACGTGATGCGCGGCGGCGAGCTGTACGTCCCACGGATCCCCAGTATGCGGATCATGGACCTGGTCGAGGCGGTGGCGCCCGGCTCGCCGAGCCACGAGATCGGCATGCGCCCGGGCGAGAAGCTGCACGAGGAGATGATCGCCGCCGACGACAGCCGCCGGACGCTGCGCTTCAAGGACCGCTACGTGGTCCAGCCGGTCGCGGCGAGCTGGGGTTACGAGTCGCCGGAGGGCGGCGAGGAGGTCGCGGACGGTTTCAACTACCGCTCGGACAACAACGACCTCTGGCTGTCGGTCGACGAGATGCGCTCGCTGCTCACGGAGAAGTGA
- a CDS encoding acyl carrier protein has protein sequence MTELQRLRAAFRTALDLPADAPVDDLRYQDNEKWDSLAHMSLVATIEDEFSVMIDTDDVINMSSFAEAVRILGKYGVDVK, from the coding sequence GTGACTGAGCTGCAGAGACTGCGCGCCGCGTTCCGTACCGCGCTGGACCTTCCGGCGGACGCGCCCGTGGACGACCTGCGCTACCAGGACAACGAGAAGTGGGACTCCCTCGCGCACATGTCCCTCGTCGCGACTATCGAAGATGAATTCTCGGTAATGATCGACACCGATGATGTCATCAATATGTCCAGCTTCGCCGAGGCTGTGCGAATCCTCGGTAAATACGGCGTGGACGTCAAGTGA
- a CDS encoding SDR family NAD(P)-dependent oxidoreductase has translation MSVALITGASRGIGRATAHRLAEQGHDLILHGHGPAAVAETAELLAGKFGVTVVSGAGDIADPQTSKALVRLAFENFKRLDALVVNAGTHAAGMLGMTGDDTIERLFAVNAAGAAHTLQNAVRLLARGENPAVVLTASITGTHGAAGQAVYAASKAAVVGLTRSAAKELGPRGIRVNAVAPGFIATDMLDTLDEAGRAERIASTALGRLGTAEEVADVIAFLLSAQARFVTGQIVGVDGGLTL, from the coding sequence GTGAGCGTCGCCCTGATCACCGGTGCGTCGCGCGGCATCGGGCGAGCCACCGCGCACCGCCTCGCCGAGCAGGGCCACGATCTGATCCTGCACGGGCACGGTCCGGCCGCGGTGGCCGAGACCGCCGAACTCCTCGCCGGCAAGTTCGGCGTGACCGTCGTGTCCGGCGCCGGCGACATCGCCGACCCGCAGACCAGCAAGGCGCTGGTCCGGCTGGCGTTCGAGAACTTCAAGCGGCTGGACGCGCTGGTGGTCAACGCCGGCACGCACGCGGCCGGGATGCTCGGGATGACCGGTGACGACACCATCGAGCGGCTATTCGCGGTGAACGCGGCCGGCGCGGCGCACACCCTGCAGAACGCGGTGCGCCTGCTGGCCCGCGGGGAGAACCCGGCGGTGGTGCTGACCGCCTCGATCACCGGCACGCACGGCGCCGCCGGCCAGGCCGTCTACGCCGCGTCCAAGGCCGCGGTGGTGGGCCTGACCCGGTCGGCGGCCAAGGAACTCGGCCCGCGCGGGATCCGGGTCAACGCGGTCGCCCCCGGCTTCATCGCCACCGACATGCTGGACACCCTGGACGAGGCCGGCCGCGCCGAGCGGATCGCGAGCACCGCCCTGGGCCGGCTCGGCACCGCCGAGGAGGTCGCCGACGTGATCGCCTTCCTGCTCTCCGCCCAGGCCCGGTTCGTGACCGGCCAGATCGTCGGGGTCGACGGGGGACTGACGCTGTGA
- a CDS encoding AMP-binding protein, whose translation MNLLHPDARVVDAATGEELTPALIDAAAAELAGERLVFLPMPSTVPAVARYLAALRLGVPVVLLDPDTDHTGLIERYATDQVHPELALLLTTSGSTGNPKLVRLSRSAVLANAEQVAESLGITGDDVAITTLPLFYSYGLSVLHSHLLRGATVVLERTGIMQRDFWAAAHEHRVTSMAFVPYQYEMLRRLRFDPAKYPSLRTITQAGGRLRTELVTEFAARMTAVGGRMFVMYGQTEAAPRMATLPPERIADKLGSVGLPMPGAAFAIEDGEVVYRGPNVMMGYAESAADLIRGDEMGGVLRTGDLGRLDEEGFLFITGRLKRMGKVFGVRINLDDVERNFPVTAVAGDDRLHVFAEGIGDDEARALRTKIAEWLGSHFTGIDVRVVEALPLLPNGKTDYRALEASL comes from the coding sequence GTGAACCTGCTCCACCCGGACGCCCGCGTCGTCGACGCCGCGACCGGCGAAGAACTCACCCCGGCGCTGATCGACGCGGCCGCCGCCGAGCTGGCCGGTGAGCGGCTGGTCTTCCTGCCGATGCCGAGCACGGTCCCGGCGGTCGCCCGGTACCTCGCCGCGCTGCGGCTGGGCGTGCCGGTCGTGCTGCTCGACCCGGACACCGACCACACCGGCCTGATCGAGCGGTACGCCACCGATCAGGTCCACCCGGAGCTGGCGCTGCTGCTGACCACCAGTGGCTCGACCGGCAACCCCAAGCTGGTCCGGCTGTCCCGATCGGCGGTGCTGGCCAACGCCGAACAGGTCGCCGAGAGCCTCGGCATCACCGGCGACGACGTCGCGATCACCACGCTGCCGCTGTTCTACTCGTACGGCCTGTCGGTGCTGCACTCGCACCTGCTGCGCGGGGCGACGGTGGTGCTCGAGCGCACCGGGATCATGCAGCGCGACTTCTGGGCGGCGGCGCACGAGCACCGGGTCACGTCGATGGCGTTCGTGCCCTACCAGTACGAGATGCTGCGCCGGCTGCGCTTCGACCCGGCGAAGTACCCGTCCCTGCGTACGATCACGCAGGCCGGCGGCCGGTTGCGGACCGAGCTCGTGACCGAGTTCGCCGCCCGGATGACCGCCGTGGGCGGCCGGATGTTCGTCATGTACGGCCAGACCGAGGCCGCGCCCCGGATGGCCACCCTGCCCCCGGAGCGAATCGCCGACAAGCTCGGCTCGGTCGGCCTGCCGATGCCCGGCGCCGCCTTCGCGATCGAGGACGGCGAGGTGGTCTACCGCGGCCCGAACGTGATGATGGGCTACGCCGAGTCCGCCGCCGACCTGATCCGGGGCGACGAGATGGGCGGCGTGCTGCGCACCGGCGACCTGGGGCGGCTCGACGAGGAGGGTTTTCTCTTCATCACCGGCCGGCTCAAGCGGATGGGCAAGGTGTTCGGCGTCCGGATCAACCTGGACGACGTGGAGCGCAACTTCCCGGTGACCGCGGTGGCCGGTGACGACCGGCTGCACGTCTTCGCCGAGGGGATCGGCGACGACGAGGCCCGGGCGCTGCGTACCAAGATCGCCGAGTGGCTCGGCAGCCACTTCACCGGGATCGACGTGCGTGTCGTCGAAGCCCTGCCGCTGCTGCCCAACGGCAAGACCGACTATCGGGCGCTGGAGGCGTCGCTGTGA
- a CDS encoding acyl-protein synthetase: protein MSVFTLSQKEKEAALLPQLAELTAHHRARCAPYDRILAASGFSSAGSLAELPWLPVRLFKTLELKSIPDDEVFKVLTSSGTTGDVSRIYLDKAAAAQQQRRLAATVQTVLGGKRLPMLLVDTKAMLKDRRSFSARGAGVLGMSTFGRDHVWALDMDGRVDLAAIRGFLDKHGGEPFLIFGFTFLVWLHLYEVARDHGLDLSNGILIHSGGWKKLVDQAVSPEEFRSRLAGVGLTRVHNYYGMVEQIGTIFLEGPDGGSLYCPDFADVVVRDPQTWAELPPGEPGLLEVVSTLPTSYPGHVLLTEDLGVVHGIDDGAWPGKRFSVLGRLPRAEARGCSDTYREAA from the coding sequence GTGAGTGTCTTCACCCTCTCCCAGAAGGAGAAGGAAGCGGCCCTGCTGCCGCAGCTGGCCGAGTTGACCGCGCACCACCGGGCGCGCTGCGCGCCCTACGATCGCATCCTCGCCGCGTCCGGCTTCTCCTCCGCCGGAAGCCTCGCCGAGCTGCCGTGGCTGCCGGTCCGGCTGTTCAAGACGCTGGAGCTGAAGAGCATCCCGGACGACGAGGTGTTCAAGGTGCTCACGTCCAGCGGCACCACCGGCGACGTCAGCAGGATCTACCTGGACAAGGCGGCCGCCGCGCAGCAGCAGCGGCGGCTGGCCGCCACGGTGCAGACCGTGCTCGGCGGCAAGCGGCTGCCGATGCTGCTGGTCGACACGAAGGCGATGCTCAAGGACCGCCGATCGTTCAGCGCCCGGGGCGCCGGTGTGCTCGGCATGTCCACCTTCGGGCGCGACCACGTGTGGGCGCTGGACATGGACGGCCGCGTCGACCTCGCGGCGATCCGCGGCTTCCTGGACAAGCACGGCGGCGAGCCGTTCCTGATCTTCGGGTTCACCTTCCTGGTGTGGCTGCACCTCTACGAGGTGGCCCGGGACCACGGCCTCGACCTGAGCAACGGCATCCTGATCCACTCCGGCGGCTGGAAGAAGCTGGTCGACCAGGCGGTCTCGCCCGAGGAGTTCCGGTCGCGCCTGGCCGGGGTCGGCCTGACCCGGGTGCACAACTACTACGGCATGGTCGAGCAGATCGGCACGATCTTCCTGGAGGGGCCGGACGGTGGCTCGCTGTACTGCCCGGACTTCGCGGACGTGGTGGTCCGCGACCCGCAGACCTGGGCGGAGCTGCCGCCCGGCGAACCGGGCCTGCTGGAGGTGGTGAGCACGCTGCCCACGTCGTACCCGGGCCACGTGCTGCTCACCGAGGACCTCGGGGTGGTGCACGGGATCGACGACGGGGCCTGGCCGGGCAAGCGGTTCTCGGTGCTCGGGCGGCTGCCGCGCGCCGAGGCCCGGGGCTGCTCCGACACCTACCGGGAGGCGGCATGA
- a CDS encoding acyl-CoA reductase, with translation MTVQFRFGAPGDLTAPSDDRLTVGDPRVVDFLARLARRLLTPALARRHPELGSLGYFLRPAELNRAVERMRRADALVFPRGNVFHLPPANVDTIFVYSWALSALAGNHNVVRISTRAAGAAETIFEALNEVDADPVIARTQRMVTYGRDDAITSALSRWCDLRVIWGGDAAVDAIRAHPLRPSARDLTFPDRTSWAVLSVPGWRAADPATRRAAVTGFANDAYWFDQAACSSPRTVFLVGAGDPADVRDEFLQLLLQVVDQRGWTVDAAMAVEKRVNAYGLAATGAADALQFPDNRITALTLTGSDQVPRRWIGAGAFPFAQVGSLVDLVPAMTRQDQTVSHFGFTPAELNEFATALGGRGVDRIVPFGSALTFGAVWDGYDLPAEFTRLTTLQI, from the coding sequence ATGACCGTCCAGTTCCGCTTCGGCGCGCCGGGTGACCTGACCGCGCCGAGTGACGACCGGCTCACCGTCGGCGATCCGCGGGTCGTCGACTTCCTCGCCCGGCTGGCCCGCAGGCTGCTCACCCCGGCGCTCGCCCGGCGGCACCCCGAGCTCGGCTCGCTCGGCTACTTCCTGCGGCCCGCCGAGCTCAACCGCGCGGTGGAGCGGATGCGGCGCGCGGACGCGCTGGTCTTCCCGCGGGGCAACGTCTTCCACCTGCCCCCGGCCAACGTGGACACCATCTTCGTGTACTCGTGGGCGCTGTCCGCGCTGGCCGGCAACCACAACGTGGTGCGCATCTCGACCCGGGCGGCCGGCGCGGCGGAGACCATCTTCGAGGCGCTGAACGAGGTGGACGCCGATCCGGTGATCGCCCGTACCCAGCGGATGGTCACCTACGGCCGGGACGACGCGATCACCTCGGCGCTGAGCCGGTGGTGCGATCTGCGGGTGATCTGGGGCGGCGACGCCGCGGTGGACGCGATCCGCGCGCACCCGCTGCGGCCGTCCGCCCGCGACCTGACCTTCCCGGACCGGACCTCCTGGGCGGTGCTGTCGGTGCCCGGATGGCGGGCCGCCGACCCGGCCACCCGCCGGGCCGCCGTGACCGGCTTCGCCAACGACGCGTACTGGTTCGACCAGGCCGCGTGCTCGTCCCCGCGGACCGTCTTCCTGGTCGGCGCGGGCGACCCGGCCGACGTCCGGGACGAGTTCCTGCAACTCCTGCTGCAGGTCGTCGACCAGCGCGGCTGGACCGTGGACGCGGCCATGGCGGTGGAGAAGCGGGTCAACGCGTACGGGCTGGCGGCGACCGGCGCGGCGGATGCGCTGCAGTTCCCGGACAACCGCATCACCGCGCTCACCCTGACCGGAAGCGATCAGGTTCCGCGGCGCTGGATCGGGGCCGGAGCCTTCCCGTTCGCGCAGGTCGGCTCGCTGGTCGACCTGGTGCCGGCGATGACCCGGCAGGACCAGACCGTCAGCCACTTCGGCTTCACCCCGGCCGAGTTGAACGAGTTCGCCACCGCGCTGGGCGGGCGCGGCGTCGACCGGATCGTGCCGTTCGGCTCGGCGCTCACCTTCGGCGCCGTCTGGGACGGCTACGACCTGCCGGCCGAGTTCACCCGACTGACCACCCTGCAGATCTGA
- a CDS encoding sensor histidine kinase, whose product MTTTYAPVPAAPAGVPARRHLRQLGIDTQYVLFGFPIGLVTVVLCLTGFALGVGMVIIWVGLPLLAGTLAMSRGLAHLERLRIGPVLRRRIAHPRYRTARSGGWVGRLLSPLADAQSWLDLVHGVFRFIPSTIAFGVVLTWWAAALIGLSYPAWDWVVPHPPENLELPELLGLPDSAVTRIAVNLIIGAFFALTLFPVVRGAALLEAQFARGLLSGVAELRRQVADANAARDTAQEQRAAAVSAEATALRKLERDIHDGPQQRLVRLAMDLGRAEQQFGTDPEAARATVAEALHQTRETLDELRALSRGIAPPILVDRGLQAALTALAGRCTVPVDLDAPALDRLAPEVESTAYFVVAEALTNVAKHSHASEVQVSVQRLATGLLVTVADDGVGGASLAKGHGLAGLDDRVKAAGGVLSVESPDGAGTRLTAALPL is encoded by the coding sequence ATGACAACGACGTACGCTCCAGTCCCGGCCGCCCCCGCCGGGGTCCCGGCCCGGCGCCACCTGCGTCAGCTGGGCATCGACACCCAATACGTGCTGTTCGGCTTCCCGATCGGCCTGGTCACCGTGGTGCTCTGCCTGACCGGGTTCGCGCTCGGCGTCGGCATGGTGATCATCTGGGTCGGCCTGCCGCTGCTGGCCGGCACGCTGGCCATGTCCCGGGGTCTCGCCCACCTGGAACGGCTGCGGATCGGCCCGGTGCTGCGGCGCCGGATCGCGCACCCGCGTTACCGCACCGCGCGGTCCGGCGGCTGGGTCGGCAGGCTGCTCAGCCCGCTCGCCGACGCCCAGTCCTGGCTGGACCTGGTGCACGGCGTCTTCCGGTTCATCCCGAGCACCATCGCGTTCGGCGTCGTCCTCACCTGGTGGGCGGCGGCGCTGATCGGGCTCAGCTACCCGGCCTGGGACTGGGTGGTGCCCCACCCGCCGGAGAACCTGGAGCTGCCGGAGCTGCTCGGCCTCCCGGACAGCGCCGTCACCAGGATCGCCGTCAACCTGATCATCGGCGCCTTCTTCGCGCTCACGCTCTTCCCGGTGGTCCGGGGCGCCGCCCTGCTGGAGGCCCAGTTCGCCCGGGGTCTGCTCAGTGGCGTCGCCGAGCTCCGCCGCCAGGTCGCCGACGCGAACGCGGCCCGGGACACCGCGCAGGAGCAGAGGGCGGCGGCCGTCTCGGCCGAGGCGACCGCGCTGCGCAAGCTGGAGCGCGACATCCACGACGGCCCGCAGCAGCGGCTGGTCCGGCTGGCCATGGACCTGGGCCGGGCCGAACAGCAGTTCGGCACCGATCCGGAGGCGGCCCGGGCCACCGTGGCGGAGGCGCTCCACCAGACCCGGGAGACGCTGGACGAGCTGCGCGCGCTGTCCCGCGGCATCGCCCCGCCGATCCTGGTGGACCGCGGTCTGCAGGCCGCGCTGACCGCGCTGGCGGGGCGCTGCACCGTCCCGGTGGATCTGGACGCCCCGGCGCTCGACCGGCTGGCGCCGGAGGTCGAGTCGACGGCGTACTTCGTGGTCGCCGAGGCGCTCACCAACGTCGCGAAGCACAGCCACGCCAGCGAGGTGCAGGTCAGCGTGCAGCGGCTGGCCACCGGGCTGCTGGTGACCGTCGCCGACGACGGGGTGGGCGGCGCCAGCCTGGCCAAGGGCCACGGACTGGCCGGTCTGGACGATCGGGTGAAGGCGGCCGGCGGCGTGCTGTCGGTGGAGAGCCCGGACGGCGCGGGGACCCGGCTGACCGCCGCGCTGCCGCTCTGA
- a CDS encoding response regulator, which translates to MRVVIADDAVLLREGLVRLVEENGHTVVAAVGDGPSLVAAIKQHRPDVSIVDVRMPPSHTDEGLRAAVEARAAVQGTPILVLSQYVEVSYADDLLADRRGAVGYLLKDRVSLVAEFLDGLRRVAEGGTVLDPEVVGQLLVRRRRDDPLRSLTPREREVLGLMAEGMSNAAIARKMVVTDGAVEKHVRNIFTKLDLHQDEEQHRRVLAVLAYLQT; encoded by the coding sequence ATGCGCGTGGTGATAGCCGACGACGCCGTGCTGTTGCGCGAGGGTCTGGTCCGGCTCGTCGAGGAGAACGGTCACACCGTGGTGGCGGCCGTCGGCGACGGGCCGTCCCTCGTCGCGGCGATCAAACAACACCGTCCGGACGTCTCCATCGTGGACGTCCGGATGCCGCCGTCGCACACCGACGAGGGCCTGCGGGCCGCCGTGGAGGCCCGGGCCGCGGTGCAGGGCACCCCGATCCTGGTGCTCTCCCAGTACGTCGAGGTGTCGTACGCGGATGATCTGCTGGCCGACCGCCGTGGGGCGGTCGGCTATCTGCTCAAGGACCGGGTGTCGCTGGTCGCCGAGTTCCTGGACGGCCTGCGCCGGGTGGCCGAGGGCGGCACCGTGCTCGACCCGGAGGTGGTCGGCCAGCTGCTGGTGCGGCGCCGGCGCGACGACCCGCTGCGCAGCCTCACCCCGCGCGAGCGGGAGGTGCTGGGGTTGATGGCCGAGGGCATGTCGAACGCCGCGATCGCCCGCAAGATGGTGGTCACCGACGGCGCGGTGGAGAAGCACGTCCGGAACATCTTCACCAAGCTCGACCTGCACCAGGACGAGGAGCAGCACCGGCGGGTCCTGGCGGTGCTGGCCTACCTGCAGACGTAG
- a CDS encoding MMPL family transporter, whose translation MEHRGKVKGIAARAALWSARHRMLAILGWIAFVAGTVVLSGQLGTREASFADQGSGDSGRAEKIVEGAGFPERPAGEMVLIQSRAGSDRGPATAEVSRTLSGLSDVTDVQPPIQSPDGRSTLIAFSISGDPATAKDRVGPALDAVARVQSGHPDLFIAEAGDASGDKLIGDELEAGLSRLSMLSIPVTLGILLVAFGAVVAALLPVGLAVTAVVAAIGLMAAGSRLAPTVDATSHVMLLVGLAVGVDYCLFYIRRERDERRAGAGPDRALMIAAQTSGRSIWISGLTVIVAMAGMFLTRDTTFVSFGLGTILVVATAVLGSLTVLPALLSALGDRVDAIKIPGLYRRRSDGRLWNGLLRAVLARPLISVVVALGVLGALAAPVLDLRTRGEVIEDLSPRMPVVQAYRAIGDAFPSKTTPAEVVVRAPTVRGERFERALADFRAAVGGSGGRLVEPVDVRINPAGTVAVVSVGLTGHGDDRAAVDALKLLRGEVVPAAFGRLPGATALVSGETAGSVDFNGQLERSLPWVFGFVLGLAFLLLLVSFRSVTVAITGVVLNLISVAAAYGMLVYVFQYGHFEKQLDFTASAGITNWIPLFLFVILFGLSMDYHVFVLSRIREGHDRGLPTRQAVREGIGRTAGVITSAAVVMVAVFALFATLPLTSTKELGVGLAAAVLLDATIIRAVLLPAVMALLGRANWWLPGWLNWLPQVAHELPAEVAATPARRPLTPVG comes from the coding sequence ATGGAACACAGGGGGAAAGTCAAGGGAATCGCGGCCCGGGCCGCGCTCTGGAGCGCCCGGCACCGGATGCTCGCGATCCTCGGCTGGATCGCGTTCGTCGCCGGGACCGTCGTTCTCAGCGGACAGCTGGGCACCCGTGAGGCGAGCTTCGCCGACCAGGGCAGCGGGGACTCCGGCCGGGCCGAGAAGATCGTCGAGGGGGCGGGCTTCCCGGAGCGGCCGGCCGGCGAGATGGTGCTGATCCAGAGCCGGGCCGGTAGCGACCGGGGGCCGGCCACCGCCGAGGTCAGCCGGACGCTGAGCGGGCTGAGCGACGTCACCGACGTGCAGCCGCCCATCCAGTCACCGGACGGCCGGTCCACGCTGATCGCCTTCAGCATCTCCGGTGACCCGGCGACCGCGAAGGACCGGGTCGGCCCCGCCCTGGACGCCGTCGCGCGGGTGCAGTCCGGGCATCCGGACCTGTTCATCGCCGAGGCCGGCGACGCCAGCGGCGACAAGCTGATCGGCGACGAGCTGGAGGCGGGCCTGTCCCGGCTGTCCATGCTCTCCATCCCGGTGACCCTCGGCATCCTGCTGGTGGCGTTCGGCGCGGTGGTGGCCGCGCTGCTGCCGGTGGGGCTGGCGGTGACCGCGGTGGTCGCGGCGATCGGGCTGATGGCCGCCGGTAGCCGGCTCGCGCCCACGGTCGACGCCACCTCGCACGTGATGCTGCTGGTCGGGCTCGCCGTCGGGGTCGACTACTGCCTGTTCTACATCCGCCGGGAACGCGACGAGCGCCGCGCCGGGGCCGGCCCGGACCGGGCGTTGATGATCGCCGCGCAGACCTCGGGACGGTCGATCTGGATCTCCGGCCTGACCGTGATCGTGGCGATGGCCGGGATGTTCCTCACCCGGGACACCACGTTCGTCAGTTTCGGCCTCGGCACCATCCTGGTGGTCGCGACCGCCGTGCTCGGCTCGCTGACCGTGCTGCCGGCGCTGCTGTCGGCGCTCGGCGACCGGGTCGACGCGATCAAGATCCCCGGTCTGTACCGCCGCCGCAGCGACGGCCGGCTGTGGAACGGCCTGCTGCGCGCCGTGCTGGCCCGCCCGCTGATCTCGGTCGTGGTCGCGCTGGGCGTCCTGGGCGCGCTGGCCGCGCCGGTGCTCGACCTGCGGACCCGGGGTGAGGTCATCGAGGATCTGTCGCCGAGGATGCCGGTGGTGCAGGCGTACCGGGCGATCGGCGACGCGTTCCCCAGCAAGACCACCCCGGCCGAGGTGGTGGTGCGGGCGCCGACCGTGCGCGGGGAGCGGTTCGAGCGGGCGCTGGCCGACTTCCGGGCGGCGGTCGGCGGCAGCGGCGGCCGGCTGGTCGAGCCGGTCGACGTGCGGATCAACCCGGCCGGTACGGTCGCCGTCGTCTCGGTGGGGCTGACCGGGCACGGTGACGACCGGGCCGCCGTGGACGCCCTGAAGCTGCTGCGGGGCGAGGTCGTGCCGGCCGCGTTCGGCCGGCTGCCCGGCGCGACCGCGCTGGTCAGCGGGGAGACCGCGGGCAGCGTCGACTTCAACGGGCAGCTGGAGAGGAGCCTGCCCTGGGTCTTCGGGTTCGTGCTCGGCCTGGCCTTCCTGCTCCTGCTCGTGTCGTTCCGCTCGGTGACCGTCGCGATCACCGGGGTGGTGCTCAACCTGATCTCGGTGGCCGCCGCCTACGGGATGCTGGTCTACGTCTTCCAGTACGGTCACTTCGAGAAGCAGCTGGACTTCACCGCCTCCGCCGGGATCACCAACTGGATCCCGCTGTTCCTCTTCGTGATCCTGTTCGGCCTGTCGATGGACTACCACGTGTTCGTGCTGAGCCGGATCCGTGAGGGCCACGACCGGGGCCTGCCCACCCGGCAGGCGGTGCGGGAGGGGATCGGCCGCACGGCCGGCGTGATCACCAGCGCGGCCGTGGTGATGGTGGCGGTCTTCGCCCTGTTCGCCACGCTGCCGCTGACCTCCACCAAGGAGCTGGGCGTCGGGCTGGCGGCCGCGGTGCTGCTGGACGCCACGATCATCCGGGCGGTGCTGCTGCCGGCCGTGATGGCCCTGCTCGGGCGGGCGAACTGGTGGCTCCCGGGCTGGCTGAACTGGCTCCCGCAGGTGGCGCACGAGCTGCCCGCCGAGGTTGCGGCCACGCCGGCTCGGCGGCCGCTCACCCCGGTCGGCTGA